The DNA segment TCGCACCATCTACTGTCGCCCTGTTGTCTATAGGGAAGCGGCAGTTACCTTCCCACTGCTTTCGCTTCGGACGGTGTGGCCCCCACTCTGGGCGGCCCAGAGACTGGGGCCGAGCGGCAAGAGGGCTGCCCTGGGAGTCTGGAGACCATGGGCTCAGTTCCAGTTTTGCCTCTGGTTTGCTGTGAACTCCATTAAGTCACTCTCTGGGTCTCGGCTTCACCTGTCGGGGTGACCTCGATAGGCCCTTTCATCATTCTCCTCCTAATTCCTCGTACTTCTTTAGTATTTCATCTATTCTCGGATCACTGTTACTAGGCTCTTGGTAGAAGGTTGAagatgggttctttttttttttttttttaaggattatttatttatttttatttttgagagagagtgagagcaccaGTGAcggcggagcagagagagagggagacacggaatccaaagcaggctccaggctctgcgctggcagcacagagcccaacgtgggggctcgaacccacaaactgtgagatcttgacctgaactgaagtcagatgctaaccgactgagccacccaggtgtccctaggattttattttaaaagtaatctctacacctaatagagggcttgaactcacaaccccaagaccaagagtttcatcctccactgactgagccagccaggtgcccctgaagccgTGTTCTTCACTTTAGTGAACAGAAGAATGGCCTGGGgaacttaaaaatacagatttccaggggcacctgggtggctcagtcggttaagcgtccgactttggctctggtcatgatccagcaatttgtgagtttgagcccggcatcagactctgtgctgacagctcagagccaggagcctgcttggaattctgggtctccttctctctctgcccctctcccgctcacgctgtctctctctcaaaaataaataaacatttaaaaaattttttaaaatacagatttccagATTCTAATCCCTAAGAATTCCGATTCAGATAGAATCTTTTTTAACAATCTTGCCAGAAGATTCCGATGCAGTTACTTGCAAAAAAGACTGTTCTAATAGGTTCCAAATATGGCACGGCATTTTTCTGAGTACTTTATCAGGTAGAGGCTGGGAGCTAGATACTTTATTTTCGCCTCTTATAAGCTGTAGATATGATTATTTGTGCAGTGTAGTTTTAACGGAACTAGgtagtaaaaacaaaattgatacccTTTGGAGTTGGTTTGAAAGCcttaaaggttttgttttaagatgCCTACATGTGCTGATGGGTGCCCatcagagaacatttccatcctgAGACACCTAGTCATTCTTTCCTGTGACAGGTGTTATAGTATTATGGAGAGGAGAATATGTTTATTAGCACTTGATTCTGGTTGTAAAAGGAAGGATAGGGGGGCAAATTGCAGGTAGAGTCTCTCCTGGCCACTTTCTCACCTCGAAGCCATTTAGTGTGACTCTTATTTTCCATCCAGTTGAAAAGAAATGACTTCCTGGCATTTGCATGAAAGTGTTGTCGTGGTACTACCACAGATTTGAATCCCAGGAAAACCACTGAGTTTGCAATTCCTTTTCCAGCCCTTTAGCGTAATGTTGGTATCATTTCTTTAGATTAAATGTTCGtctccttccttctttggaaACACTGTCCAGAGTTTCCGTTCCTCTTGCAATAAATGCCTTGCTTTTTCCTACCTGCTTCCTCACATTTCAGGTAGATGTGTTagctgttttatttgttcttctgtttcctgGGACGTAGCTGTCACGTGTTGTTTGAGGAAATCTGCCTGAATCAGACTCTCATTATTATGACGGGAGTATTTTCACTTGAGAATTTAAAAGCATTGAGCAGCAGGTAGTGTTTACATTCTACCTCTTTAAATGGATGACTTGGTACACAATCTCATTTTCATATAATGTTGCTTTTAATGTAGATGCCCGAACCGTTTTCTTCTCTGGATTTAAGCCTGGTGTGAGCAAGATGCCTTCACTTCCCTTTGTTCCGTAGGCAGGGGTGGCGGGTGCGCGTGGCTGCCatcccccccttctcccctcccgcCTTCAGCAGACATCGCTAAATGGTGGCCAAGTTCTTTATCACTGAGCCAGCTGTACTCAGAGTCAGCAGCAGAGCCCCAGGCATCCACTACCTTAAGCCAACATCAGGCTCCTCTAAGttgttgtttacttttattttattttattattatttcttaatgtttatttatttttgagagagagagagagagagtgagagagaccaccagcggggaaggggcagagagagggagacatagaatcggcagcaggctccaggctctgagctgtcagcacagagcctgacgtggggctccgactcacgaaccgtaagatcatgacctgaactgaagtcggacactcaaccagctgagccacccaggtgcccctgttgcttAGCTTTAGATCTTATTTCTGGCCATTAGTACCTTGGGAAGACCATGACAgaagaaacagcagcagcaggtTTTCTTAACTGTTCATCAGGTCAAATGCACTCCTCGGAACTGTTGTGAAACACTCTGGTGGCACTTGGTACGCAGATTGTTTTGTAAGGTAGAGACGGGCTGCCCCTTCTAGCTTCTACCATAGCTCAGTCTGGGAAGAATGTTGGCCTCAGTGCCTTTAGAAAGCCTTTAACTTACAGGCAGCTATCTATctgttggtgattttttttttcacatacttATTTATTACTTCATTTGAAACTTTCtagggggcgcctgtgtggctcagttggttaagtgtctgactcttgatttcggctcaggtcacgatctcacagttcgtgtgttcgagccctgcgtcgggctctgtgctgacagcagggagcctgcttgggattctgtctccttctcactctgcccctccccagctgtctctctgtatctttctcaaaataaataaaagtaagctaAAAAAAAACTCTTCGTGGCAGGACCTAGGTCAGACAGAAATAAGACTTAGCCCTGGCTTAAGGAAGTCCCAGTCTTTACAGAGGCAAATCGATAAACTGGACATTTATGATAGGTGATATGTATTGAGTAGGTTGGGGgcagaatgttttttttcaaggttttttttttgtaaaggtaGCAATGTTGGGGCTGAGCCTTGAAAGATGAGTGGCAAAGGAGCCTGggcccaggcagggaggggagaactTAGCCTGTTTGCTTGAACTGTGAACCCTCAAGGCCTAGGTTtggatggaatttaaaataaattcctgggGAATATTATCTGTTGAGAACCCCTTAATTCGTTTCAGACTCTTCAACCTTGTTTTCCAGGAACACGAATCATTTATGATCGAAAGTTTCTGTTGGATCGTCGCAATTCTCCCATGGCTCAGACCCCGCCCTGCCATCTGCCCAATATCCCAGGGGTCACCAGCCCTGGCACCTTAATCGAAGACTCCAAAGTAGAAGTAAACAATTTGAACAACTTGAACAATCATGACAGGAAGCAGGCAGTTGGTAAGAGAGTGCTGGTTTTGGGGGACCAAGAGGGTACGCTTGGGAACTCAAATGTCATTCGGCTGTGGGTTGAACAGTTGTCGAGGCCTCAGTTACAATTGACATTCATTCATGTGTGTCTCAGGTTCTCCGCTCCCATCAGCAAGGCTCATTGAAATGTTCTGGAAATCCTGTGTTCTAAATCATAAGCAAATCTAACCCGAGGGCGGCGGGAAATCCAAAACCAGGGAATAGTAAATCCTTAAGATGAGTCATGAAACCAGGTCTCAAGTACTTCCTAGCCTGGGCTGTATTGGACTGGGAGtaacacacagaaaacagaattgAATAGGTTCCTTTTCTATTGCCTCCCAGAAATAGACCCGTTGCTTACAAGAAGAATGTCCTTTTTGTGGTGCCAGGGGAAACAATATGGTTTGTTTCCCCCATTTTCTAGGACTGCCACTTGCAGACGGAGGCAGATTttcacttgcattttttttccccagatgctCCTCCTTGTGGGTGGTTCGACTGccagtctttttttgttgttttttcagttttaagtattttgagagagaccacggAAGAGAGCAGGCgcgtggtggaggggcagagaaagagggagagagagaatccaagcgagctccgtgctgtcagccatcagcctgactcagggctcgatcccacgaaccgtgagatcatgacctaaggggaaaccaggagtcggatgcttaaccgctacccaggggccccgacTGCCACTTTTCCCCCTCCCAGATTAAAATGCCCAgccaaagcaaacaaataattgttttaagGCAGCAGAGAATGGGAGCGTTTGGATTATTTTTTGACCCACgtgcagagaaaagacagagctgCCTGGCTTTTCCTTTTTGTGCTAAACTTTGTCTTGATTCTAACTAGGGGATGACGCTCAGTTTGAGATGGACATCTGAGTGCCCTGCAGGATCGGAAGAAAAGCGGCAGCACCGAGGCTGTGTCACCGGATGGGGCCCAGAGGACCAACAACCAGCAGACAGGAGGGGCGGTGTCGGCAAGCGTCACAGCCCCCAcgtccccctcttccttcctctgggtGCCAAATGATGCAAAGATGAGCTTCATCTGACTATTTCCTCTCCGTTTCCCGTCCCCCTTCCCAGGTAGTCAAGTTTGCTCCAAGGTCCTTGGCATATTTCCCTAGACCTAAGCAGCCCACAGAGGAAAGCAGTTCAACTCTGGCTTCCGTGGTCATTTTACTGTTGAGAaaacctctcctccctcccccagccccctctttcttcttttaatcccAAATCAAGTATCAGCCTACCAACAATTGCCTGCCTGGGAAGACTGGGGAAGTGATAGGTTTGCTGGGCTCAGCATTATGCATGTTCTAACCCTCTATCTGCCCTCCGTGTCTCCCATCTGTGGTTCAGAGCTGCAAGAATCTGGGTTTTCGGTCTTCACAGCCACCAGAGGGAAATAATAAACGAGAAGGGCGCGCTCTCCCTTTTACCTTGAGGTGTTCGTCCTTAGGGGCAGAGCACAGCCTGTGCGTTCTGGTAGCATCCCTGTGTGGTGCCGTTTGGAGGCCCGCTTCCCCACCTTCCTCTGGCAGGAGTGTCTTGTGTCTTTGAGAGTTGAGTTCAGCTTCCCAGGCCTTCGCTTAGCACATTGGTGCAGAAAGGTTTGAGCTCTACCTGAGAAGGGCGTCCTCGGTGAGCAGCGGGGCTTTCCTCCTGTCCTGCCTCCCTGCTGGCTTTCCCCTTGCCCACGGTCCTCTTGTCTCTGAGCCGCCCGAGTGGTTCTGTCGCTCCTGGAACAGGCCTGTCCAAGTGACACGGGCGCTCTGGGGAAGGCCTGGTCATGGTGTTCCACTGGATTACACCGA comes from the Panthera uncia isolate 11264 chromosome D2, Puncia_PCG_1.0, whole genome shotgun sequence genome and includes:
- the EIF4EBP2 gene encoding eukaryotic translation initiation factor 4E-binding protein 2 — its product is MSSSSGSGHQPSQSRAIPTRTVPISDAAQLPHDYCTTPGGTLFSTTPGGTRIIYDRKFLLDRRNSPMAQTPPCHLPNIPGVTSPGTLIEDSKVEVNNLNNLNNHDRKQAVGDDAQFEMDI